One part of the Armatimonadota bacterium genome encodes these proteins:
- a CDS encoding TIGR00282 family metallophosphoesterase — protein sequence MTSVSEYTILFLGDVVGRPGRTAVKEGLPGLIAQYQPLFTIINGENTAAGIGITSNIAEELLGYGADAITLGNHAFNKREIEAYLNSGKPIVRPHNVAPTVPGKGLIQIQKQGIQLAVMNICGRVMMDPMYDDPFRAFDELTANLQTPHRFLDFHCEATSEKIAMGYHCEGRATAVVGTHTHVTTADEKILAGGTAYITDVGMCGPVNSVLGMDRDIILRRFRTGLPEKFEVANEPGVISGVRICVEKDTGRAKSIERFRV from the coding sequence ATGACCTCCGTGTCCGAATATACGATCCTCTTTCTCGGCGACGTCGTCGGGCGGCCCGGTCGAACCGCCGTCAAAGAGGGTCTACCCGGCCTCATCGCCCAGTACCAGCCGCTTTTCACCATCATCAACGGCGAGAACACCGCCGCCGGAATCGGCATCACCAGCAACATCGCCGAAGAGCTTCTCGGCTACGGCGCCGACGCCATCACTCTGGGCAACCACGCCTTCAACAAGCGCGAGATCGAGGCGTATCTGAACTCCGGCAAGCCGATCGTGCGGCCCCACAACGTCGCTCCGACGGTCCCCGGCAAGGGCCTCATCCAGATTCAAAAGCAGGGTATCCAGCTCGCCGTCATGAACATCTGCGGTCGCGTGATGATGGACCCGATGTACGACGACCCGTTCCGCGCCTTCGACGAGTTGACCGCCAACCTCCAAACCCCGCACCGATTTCTGGACTTCCACTGCGAGGCCACCAGCGAGAAAATCGCGATGGGCTATCACTGCGAGGGCCGCGCCACCGCCGTCGTGGGTACCCATACCCACGTCACCACCGCCGATGAAAAAATCCTCGCCGGAGGCACCGCCTATATCACCGATGTGGGCATGTGTGGGCCCGTCAATAGCGTCCTAGGCATGGATCGAGACATCATTCTTCGCCGCTTCCGCACCGGTTTGCCCGAGAAATTTGAAGTTGCGAACGAACCTGGTGTAATCTCTGGGGTACGGATTTGCGTCGAAAAAGATACAGGACGAGCGAAATCTATTGAACGTTTTCGCGTCTAA